The window TGAGGACGTACATGTACGGCGAGGGGTTGACCTCCCGCAGCGCCTCGTAGAGGCCGAGCGGATCGACTTCCCCCCGGAGTTCGCGGACCCGGGAGATGACGCCCTGGTAGATGTCGCCGTCGAGGACGTGCTCTTTCGTCTTCCGCACCGCGGCCTCGTATTCCTCCTTCGGACCGGCTGACTCGCCGCTCCGGACGAATCCGCCCGTCTCCGGCGGCGTCGCGTCTGCGAGCGTCGAGACCACCTCCTCGGCCTCCGCGCGGAGGTCGTCGTAGATCTCTCCGGGGTCGTCGTCGGGGCCGATCACCGGCGTGAGGACGAGCGAGACCGAATCTTCGGCGTGGTCGAACGAGAGCGTCTTGGTCGTGAGCACGAACTGCGCGTCCGGCGTCTCCGTCTCGGGGCGCTCGACGCCGACCTCCGAGAGCCAGAGGTCGTAGACGGCCTCGTAGGCGAGGAAGCCGACGAGGCCGCCGCGGAGCTGCTGGCGGTCGTCGTCGGGAAAGCCGACCCGCGGCAGCGTCGGAAACGCGGCCCGGAGTCGGTCGAGGACGTCGCGGTCGGTATCCGCGTCGCCGTCTCCGCCTTCGTTCTCCGCTACGTCGACGCCGGCGACGTAGTCCGCCGCCGGTCCGCCCAGCCGCTCGACGTCGACGCCGTCGGGATCGACGGTGACGACCGCCTCGGGGTCGTAGCCGACGAACGAGAACCGGGCGTGGCGGTCGGTCGTCGCGTGCTCGGGGGCGAACGCGCCCGCGGGGTCGCTCGACGGCGTCTTCTCCGCGCTCTCGAGGAGGAACCCGTAGTCGCTCCGGTCCGCGAGCGCGGCGTAGGCGGTCAGCGGCGTCACGTCCGGGAGTTCGGCCGTCATATGCGCGACGACGGGACCGTCGGCCTCCCCCGTGGCGGCCGCGACGTCCGCGACGAACGACCCGCGGGAGCGAGAGAGCGTCGCGTCCGCCGGGTCGGAGTCCCCACCGGCGGCGTCGGTCACGACGACACCTCCTCGACGGGCGCGTTCGCGTCTTCGTCGGCGTCGCTCGTCTCTTCGCCGC is drawn from Halobellus limi and contains these coding sequences:
- the trpE gene encoding anthranilate synthase component I translates to MTAELPDVTPLTAYAALADRSDYGFLLESAEKTPSSDPAGAFAPEHATTDRHARFSFVGYDPEAVVTVDPDGVDVERLGGPAADYVAGVDVAENEGGDGDADTDRDVLDRLRAAFPTLPRVGFPDDDRQQLRGGLVGFLAYEAVYDLWLSEVGVERPETETPDAQFVLTTKTLSFDHAEDSVSLVLTPVIGPDDDPGEIYDDLRAEAEEVVSTLADATPPETGGFVRSGESAGPKEEYEAAVRKTKEHVLDGDIYQGVISRVRELRGEVDPLGLYEALREVNPSPYMYVLRHDDRHIVGASPETLVSVRGDRVVSNPIAGTCPRGTSPVEDRRLAGEMLADGKERAEHTMLVDLARNDVRRVAEPGSVRVEEFMNVLKYSHVQHIESTVTGTLAGSGDADDEAGADAEAAGDAERADAFDATRATFPAGTLTGAPKVRAMEIVDDLELTPRGVYGGGVGYYSWSGDADFAIVIRTATVDRSGAEDVISVRAGAGIVADSDPTAEYEETEQKMDGVLAAVERIEAGSESSEASDDAAGSDTSDDTTPEDQAVSGEVPR